A genomic region of Caenorhabditis elegans chromosome V contains the following coding sequences:
- the fipr-25 gene encoding FIP (Fungus-Induced Protein) Related (Product from WormBase gene class fipr;~Confirmed by transcript evidence), giving the protein MANQQKLLLLFVVLLIAIDSHEHHHHHGMVSE; this is encoded by the exons atggcaaatcagcaaaaactTCTCCTACTTTTTGTGGTTTTACTCATTGCTATTG ACTCACACgagcatcatcatcatcacggAATGGTTTCCGAGTAG
- the fipr-25 gene encoding FIP (Fungus-Induced Protein) Related (Product from WormBase gene class fipr;~Confirmed by transcript evidence), which translates to MANQQKLLLLFVVLLIAIVTYAHHHDSDSHEHHHHHGMVSE; encoded by the exons atggcaaatcagcaaaaactTCTCCTACTTTTTGTGGTTTTACTCATTGCTATTG tgaCCTACGCACATCATCATGATTCAGACTCACACgagcatcatcatcatcacggAATGGTTTCCGAGTAG
- the glb-25 gene encoding Globin domain-containing protein (Confirmed by transcript evidence), which translates to MFSKYLNDFPQNKDLYLKLKNVNAQTVDMNCSDPGFEAIAAQYLKVFDDVITAVEEKPGDVQTACDRLQAVGKMHRQKVSGMDGTMFQNMEEPFIQMVSHILQDRFNEKAEMLYRKFFQFCLKYLLEGFNG; encoded by the exons ATATCTCAACGACTTCCCGCAAAACAAGGACTTGTAtctgaagctgaaaaatgtgaacgCGCAGACGGTCGACATGAACTGCAGTGATCCCGGGTTTGAAGCGATTGCGGCGCAGTATTTGAAG gtgtttGATGACGTCATAACTGCGGTCGAGGAGAAGCCGGGAGATGTGCAGACGGCGTGCGATAGGTTACAGGCGGTGGGGAAAATGCACCGACAAAAG gtcTCCGGAATGGACGGAACAATGTTCCAAAATATGGAGGAGCCATTCATCCAAATGGTCAGCCACATTCTACAGGACCGATTCAACGAAAAAGCAGAAATGCTCTATAGGAAATTCTTCCAGTTTTGTCTAAAATATCTTCTCGAGGGATTCAACGGAtaa